The stretch of DNA TCCGCAGACGACGCCCATCCAAAGCCCCTTTGCCCCCATCTTGAGCACAAAACCGAGAATCAACGCCATGGGGATCCCGAGCAGGTAGAAGGAGCCGAGGTTGACGTACGCGCCCACGTGCTGCCATCCGCATCCTCGAGCCACGCCTGCGGAAGAACGTACAGATGTTAGTAACAATATAAGAGTAGTAAATTTCAAAAACAATATAAGAGTAGTACATTTTGTTGGAAACGATGGACAACTTGAAAGGTTATGCAGAAGAGATGAATGTGACCTGAGAGAACCCCTTGCAGGCCATCGGTGACCACGGTGATGCAGACAAGGGGAAccatggcggcgacggcggaTGCGACCTCCTCCTCGCTGCTGTAAGCGCGGCCCAGGAGGCGCCGTGACAGCAAGAGAGCTCCACTGACGATCACCGCCTCTGTCACCGCGACTGACATCACGACACGGACCGCCGATCGAGCTCCTTCGGGGTTCCCAGCACCCAATTCGTTTGCTACTCGCGTGCTGTTCATTAAAAAAAAAAGTTACAGAGTTAATTACCGGACTGAAATTATTTCCATGTGGTGAAAAAACATCGGCCATGTATTTAACTGCCTTGAGAGATCGTACCTTCCAGCAGCTCCAAGTCCATAAGGTATAGTAAAGAGCAATGTGATGCTCGTGAGGCTTTGAAAATAATGACAGTAAAAAAATGTAAGTTCAGCGTCATTGTGTAAGAAGATTTAACCCACGTAAAACTGAGATCATTTGGTAGTGGTACCATATTGAGAGCACCGAGGTTTGAAGCTCCGGGTTGGGCAGAAGCCCCGACATGAGAATAAGGAGCTCAAATGACCACCACTCAAGACTGAAAACAAATGTAAACATTACATGATTAGCCACATAAAATAAAACTGAAAAATGCAAAGTTAATTTTCATTTCCAATTACTAGGTTCAAGTGGTTACCATATCATGAGGGCAGAGGGCAGAGCCAGGCGCAGGAACACCCCCACCCCCCTGCAGGCCTTGATGGTCGGCGGCGTGCGCGTCTCCTTGCAGGAGCTCGACATCACAATGTAGGCGACGAGCATGGCCACATTGAGCCAGTATGACACGCTGATGGCCAGGGCGGCGCCGGTGTACCCCATCCCGGTCCTGAACACCATGACCCAGCAGAGCGGGACGTGGAGCACCAGCGTCGCCACGGACGACaggagcagcggcgtggtgaggCTCTGCGACTGCAGGAACTTGGTGATGGGCTGGATCACCGCGTTGGCGAAGAGCCCCGGGATGAGCCACACGATGTACCGCCCGGCCCCGTGCGCGATCAGGGGGTCCTGCCCGATCAGCGCCAGGATCTTGCCCATGAACGCCCACAGGAGCGAGAGCGGGACGCACACCACCAGGAGGGTGACGATGGCTCGGTACGTGTGGAGCCCCAGAGTGTGGTACTGCCTCGCGCCGTAGGCCTGGCCGCACAGCGTCTCCAGCGCGCTCGCCATGCCGATCTGTTTCACGAATTTGTTCAGTGACATACCAACTTGATGCTGATCACTGAAAAGCGACCGTGGAGGAAATTTAGGCTGACAAAATGGTGCAAAATCCATTATTGCAGAAAGAAAAAGATATAGTTTGAACGGTTCTTCAGAATTGACTACAGTACTATACTTTGATGGCTGCGGAATACTTTTCCTGCGGCGTCACACTGTCGTTATCGGACTAGTTGATACTACAAGGAAATAATACCACTTTCGACCAATCAGGAATCTGATGGCATGGCGCCCACAAGTTCAGTCTCTCGCTAGTCTCAATAATTCCCAGTTAGAAAAACACAAAGTCACATGCTCATCCAACTGCAGTGGTAATATACTACTCTAAAGTCCTAGCCCAATGGGAATAAAGAACACGTGAGCTAGTCTCGTTTTCCCTTGTCTGTATTTCAACAAAGATGGAAAAAATCCTGGGAGCAATCTCGATGAGCCAAGAACACACCATGACAGTCGGCAAATCGCAATGGGCGAGCAGAGCAGAGGAACGCGC from Triticum urartu cultivar G1812 chromosome 3, Tu2.1, whole genome shotgun sequence encodes:
- the LOC125544524 gene encoding protein DETOXIFICATION 12-like, producing the protein MAEAPLLPRKDQGDAAEEGAGRWRSEAGKLAYLALPMVAVSLSQYAVQVSSNMMVGHLPGVLPLSSAAIATSLASVSGFSLLIGMASALETLCGQAYGARQYHTLGLHTYRAIVTLLVVCVPLSLLWAFMGKILALIGQDPLIAHGAGRYIVWLIPGLFANAVIQPITKFLQSQSLTTPLLLSSVATLVLHVPLCWVMVFRTGMGYTGAALAISVSYWLNVAMLVAYIVMSSSCKETRTPPTIKACRGVGVFLRLALPSALMICLEWWSFELLILMSGLLPNPELQTSVLSICLTSITLLFTIPYGLGAAGSTRVANELGAGNPEGARSAVRVVMSVAVTEAVIVSGALLLSRRLLGRAYSSEEEVASAVAAMVPLVCITVVTDGLQGVLSGVARGCGWQHVGAYVNLGSFYLLGIPMALILGFVLKMGAKGLWMGVVCGSISQTTLLSAITFFTNWRKMADEARERSLSEKAMESESRSLLE